The following proteins are co-located in the Dromiciops gliroides isolate mDroGli1 chromosome 2, mDroGli1.pri, whole genome shotgun sequence genome:
- the MRPL43 gene encoding 39S ribosomal protein L43, mitochondrial, whose translation MTARGTPSRFLGSVLYNGLGRYVQQLQRLSLRVSRDSPSSRGAREFVEQHVTDFARRNPGVVVYVTAKKCHAPLLVAEYLNGSVQEVAVGNKTVEEIATLIQKLADQSGLDVIRIRKPYHTHHPSIQGQWHPFTNRPPQLGREGITCGPDRQPQ comes from the exons ATGACGGCCCGCGGGACTCCGAGTCGCTTCCTTGGCAGCGTCCTATACAACGGACTGGGCCGCTACGTGCAGCAGCTGCAACGTCTCAGCCTCAGGGTCAGCCGTGACTCTCCTTCCTCCCGCGGCGCCAG GGAGTTTGTGGAGCAGCACGTGACGGACTTCGCACGGAGGAACCCGGGGGTCGTGGTCTACGTGACGGCGAAGAAATGCCACGCGCCCCTGCTGGTGGCGGAGTATC TGAACGGCTCCGTTCAGGAGGTAGCTGTCGGTAATAAGACGGTCGAGGAGATCGCCACGCTGATCCAGAAGCTCGCCGACCAGTCGGGCCTGGACGTGATACGCATTCGGAAGCCCTACCACACGCACCACCCCAGTATCCAGGGGCAGTGGCACCCCTTTACCAACAGGCCTCCCCAGCTGGGCAGGGAAGGCATCACCTGTGGCCCTGACCGTCAGCCCCAATAA
- the SEMA4G gene encoding semaphorin-4G isoform X3, producing MKPLLNPHTHQIRWEASPETQSECVRKGRNNQTECFNHVRFLQRLNATHLYACGTHAFQPLCAVIDSEAFTLPPSFEEGKEKCPYDPARGYTGLIVDGGLYTATRYEFRSIPDIRRSRHPRSLRTEESPLHWLNDAEFVFSVLIRESEASTVGDDDKVYYFFTERATEEGSGFSQSRGHRVARVARVCKGDLGGKKILQKKWTSFLKARLACHIPLYETLRSVCSLDGGSWAHTRFYAAFSLAAQWRTLEASAVCRYDLSDVQASFSGPYMEYQDGTRRWGRYDGAVPEPRPGSCITDGLRRRGYNSSQDLPSPVLDFVKLHPLMARGVGPARGRPLLLKRNVRYTRLVGTPVTVPAGPTYDVLFLGTADGWIHKAVVLSLGMHIIEEAQVFMEPQPVENLVISLAQHSLYVGAPNGLVQMPLSRCSRYSSCYDCILARDPYCGWDPGIRACQEATVVANRTALIQDMERGNRGCEDSTDAEPHLPARNRSVLRGDDVLLPCDQPSNLARASWLLNGSRMLMDGRDGYRVGVDGLLVMDTRPEHSGHYSCFAEENGLRTLLASYGLTVQRALPAPAPVAPGPQPPAPGARLSADVRLLYVLIIAALGSLCLVLASMLLYVACLRGSGHRRKYSLARGTGRAGGSAVQLQTVSGQCPGEEDEGEEGTDGARGPEGGGLRIIPGEGTPAPPPPPPPPPPTELSNGLAALPSRLRRMNGNSYVLLQQSEDRAPTLPCSFTEELSRILEKRKHTQLVERLDESSV from the exons GATTCTGAAGCCTTCACTTTACCTCCTAGCTTTGAGGAGGGCAAGGAAAAGTGTCCCTATGACCCAGCCAGGGGCTACACAGGGCTGATCGTTG ATGGTGGCCTCTACACTGCCACAAGATATGAGTTCCGGAGCATACCTGACATTCGTCGCAGCCGTCACCCCCGATCCCTACGAACTGAGGAGTCCCCCCTCCACTGGCTCAATG ATGCAGAGTTTGTATTTTCCGTCCTCATCCGGGAAAGTGAGGCCAGCACTGTGGGAGATGACGACAAAGTCTATTATTTCTTCACGGAGCGTGCCACAGAGGAAGGTAGTGGCTTCTCCCAGAGCCGGGGCCACCGGGTAGCCCGTGTAGCCCGCGTTTGCAAG GGTGACCTCGGTGGGAAGAAAATCCTACAGAAGAAGTGGACATCTTTTCTGAAGGCCCGACTGGCTTGTCACATCCCCTTATACGAGACCCTGCGTAGCGTCTGTAGCCTGGATGGAGGTTCCTGGGCCCACACACGCTTCTATGCAGCATTTAGCCTGGCTGCTCAGTG gAGGACCCTAGAGGCCTCAGCCGTTTGTCGTTATGACCTGTCTGATGTTCAGGCATCCTTCTCTGGCCCCTACATGGAATACCAGGATGGTACACGTCGCTGGGGTCGCTATGATGGGGCTGTGCCAGAGCCCCGGCCAGGCTCG TGTATCACAGATGGCCTCCGAAGGCGGGGCTACAACTCCTCTCAGGACCTGCCCTCCCCTGTCCTGGACTTTGTGAAGTTGCACCCACTCATGGCTCGGGGTGTGGGGCCAGCCCGGGGGCGGCCCCTCCTGCTGAAGCGGAACGTTCGATATACTCGGCTCGTGGGGACCCCTGTCACTGTGCCAGCTGGCCCGACTTACGATGTGCTCTTCCTGGGGACAG CTGATGGCTGGATCCACAAAGCTGTGGTCTTAAGCCTTGGCATGCACATTATTGAGGAAGCCCAGGTGTTCATGGAGCCCCAGCCTGTGGAGAACCTGGTCATCTCACTTGCCCAG CACAGCCTATACGTGGGGGCCCCTAATGGGCTTGTCCAGATGCCACTGTCCCGCTGCTCCAGGTATAGCTCCTGTTACGATTGTATCCTGGCCCGGGACCCCTACTGTGGCTGGGATCCCGGCATCCGGGCCTGCCAGGAAGCCACTGTGGTGGCCAACAG gaCAGCTCTGATACAGGACATGGAAAGAGGCAATCGTGGCTGTGAGGACAGCACGGATGCAG AACCACATCTGCCAGCCAGGAACCGATCTGTGCTGAGGGGGGATGATGTGCTCCTACCCTGTGACCAGCCATCCAATCTGGCCCGGGCCTCCTGGCTCCTCAATGGCAGTCGGATGCTGATGGATGGGAGGGATGGCTACCGTGTGGGTGTGGATGGCTTACTGGTGATGGACACCCGGCCGGAGCACAGCGGTCACTACAGCTGCTTCGCAGAGGAGAACGGGCTCCGTACCCTGCTGGCCTCCTACGGCCTCACGGTGCAGCGAgccctccccgcccccgccccagtGGCCCCaggcccccagcccccagcccccggCGCCCGCCTCTCCGCAGACGTTCGGCTCCTCTACGTGTTGATCATCGCAGCCCTGGGCAGCCTCTGCCTCGTTCTGgcttccatgcttctctatgtCGCCTGCCTTCGAGGCAGTGGCCACCGACGCAAGTATTCACTGGCCAGGGGCACTGGCCGGGCAGGGGGCTCTGCTGTCCAACTGCAGACGGTCTCCGGTCAGTGCCCTGGGGAGGAGgatgaaggggaagaggggacagATGGGGCCAGAGGACCTGAGGGCGGTGGCCTCCGGATAATTCCCGGGGAGGGTACCCcagcccctcctcctcccccaccccctccgccCCCTACCGAGCTCTCCAATGGGCTGGCTGCGCTGCCCAGCCGTCTGAGGAGGATGAACGGTAACAGTTATGTGTTACTGCAGCAGAGCGAGGACCGAGCACCTACTCTCCCTTGCTCCTTCACGGAGGAGCTCAGCCGAATTCTGGAGAAACGGAAGCACACACAGCTGGTGGAGAGGCTGGATGAGAGCTCTGTCTAA